A region of Ignavibacteria bacterium DNA encodes the following proteins:
- a CDS encoding cytochrome C554 — MKKLLPLSLIILFCILIGTAVNSLAQDNKFTGVKICSACHKGQKGNMIYDKWLKTKHAEAYKTLENEKSKELAKKKGLKNPPTEADECLKCHATGYFEKDRQLASNKKEDGVTCEACHGPGSAYKSSHGKEKKEDGIKKGLIIGSGEEKICKKCHNSESPTFAGFNYKKDWEKIKH, encoded by the coding sequence ATGAAAAAACTACTCCCGTTATCTTTGATTATTCTATTTTGCATTTTAATTGGGACCGCAGTCAATTCGCTAGCACAAGATAACAAATTCACTGGCGTTAAAATTTGTTCCGCATGCCATAAAGGCCAAAAAGGAAATATGATTTACGATAAGTGGCTAAAGACAAAACATGCAGAAGCTTATAAAACTCTAGAAAATGAAAAGTCAAAAGAACTCGCTAAAAAGAAAGGGTTGAAAAATCCTCCAACAGAAGCGGATGAATGTTTAAAATGTCATGCAACGGGTTACTTTGAAAAAGATCGGCAGCTTGCTTCAAACAAAAAAGAAGATGGAGTTACTTGCGAAGCTTGTCACGGACCAGGCTCGGCTTATAAATCTTCGCACGGCAAAGAAAAGAAAGAAGATGGAATCAAAAAAGGTTTAATAATTGGCTCGGGCGAAGAAAAGATTTGCAAGAAATGTCACAATTCTGAAAGTCCGACTTTTGCTGGATTCAATTACAAAAAAGATTGGGAAAAAATTAAACACTAA